The Lysinibacillus irui sequence TTCAACGCTGCAATACCAATGATGAATAATTGTGTAATAAAGGCATAGGCAGCAAAAGTATATTCTGCAGTCTTTCTTTTCGACACAAGCATAAATGCAAAAGATGTCGAAAAAATATTGCCTGACAGAATAGTTACTAACAGTGGATAGCCAAGTAGACGGGTGCTTTTTTGAATGTCTCCATGCTTTGCCAAATCCTTTTTAATTCGTAAATTGACGATGGCAACATATGCCGTTGTAATAGCGTAAATAATAAAAAAGAGCAGAACTACCTGTCGCCAGCTATTGGTTGAAAAATTATAGCTATAAGCTAGAAACAATAAAGAAAACAGTAAGGAAAAGACAAAAGTAAAATGAGAATTGACATATTCCTGTGTGATCTTCAAGAGTAGTTTGACATGTAAGATGTTTTTCACAGGTGATCCTCCTTTAAGACTTCTTCATTTTTGAGCGAATGCGTGGATCAAAAAAGGCATACATGATATCAATTACTAAATTGACAATTGAGATCGTGATGGCAATATAAACAACGCCTCCAAGAATGGCCGGAATATCGGGGATAAATTGTTTATCGACGATATAGCTCCCAATCCCACTAATGTTGAATACCTTTTCCGTTACAGATGCGCCTCCCAACATACCCCCAAAAAGAAGTCCAATCACCGTAATAATCGGAATCATGGCATTACGAATGGCATGTTTTGAAATCACTTTAAATTCATTTAAGCCTTTTGCTTTTGCAGTAATAATATAATCCTCGTGTATTACCTCAAGCATGCTCGATCTTGTCATTCTGGCAATGGATGCCGTAATGGATGTTCCCAAGACGATAATTGGCATGATGAGCGATAACCAATTATGAGGATTATAGGTTGCTGGAAACCACTGTAGCTTTAATGCAAAAGTCAAAATAAAAATTAAACCTTGCCAAAAGCTTGGGATAGATAATCCGATTAAAGCAATGAACATAAATGTATAATCCAAATAGGAATTTGGACGAACTGCTGAAATAATACCGACTGGAATGGCAATTGCAATAGCCATTAATAATGACAAAACGGCTATTTCCAATGTGACAGGAAATTTAGTAGCAATGCTGTGCGTAATATCTTCTTTACCTGCAAAGGATGTGCCTAAATCAAATGTAAATAGGCCTGATAATGCGTTCCATAGCTGAGATAAATAAGGTTGATCCAAACCGTGAATCCGATTAAAGTTTGCAATTTGCTCTGGTGTTGCTTCGACTCCAAGAAGATTTCTTGCTGGATCGAATGGTGATAAATACAAAATAGTAAATACTAAAGTAGCCACACCAACAATAACAATGAAGCTTTGCAAAATACGTTCAATGATAAATTGCAGGAATGGATTCGCAAATAAGATAAGTACTACATAAAATAAAACAGCTGGTAGAAAGGTAAGAGCAACAAATCGTTTGTTTGTTAGTAGATGAATAAAAAATTGGTCATAAGTTAATTGTTTTATGCCATCTTTAAGTAAATCTTGCTCTACTTGCTGTTGGAGCTTTCCTTGAGCTAATTGCTTAGCTGTTGCCTGAATTTGTGACGCTGCTACTGCCTCTTTAAAAAAATTGGCCTTTGCTATTTCTTGTTGTTCGAAATCTTTTTGCCAATGGGCAACCAATCCATTCTCCAGGTAGTGCTGACTACGCAATGCAAAAGCCTGATCAAAGGTATTAGAATGATTCCTTTTCCGATAAATAAAGTATGTAAAAGGGTGGACTAAAACACTAAAAAGAAAAAGAATGAATTGATAAGGCTTTTGATGCATTAGTTTTTGATAAACCATAGAAAAGAAAATAAATTCTTTTGGTTTTAGATGAATTTTTGAAGTAACCATGCATTTCCTCCAAACGTAAATAAAATATTCAACGGTATATTGTATAATTCCTATCAGTATTGTAAAGTATGGATTATACTTGAAAGTAAGTCAATCACAAATTTTAAAAAGGATGGGTCGAATGAGTGAAAAGCTTTTAGAAATCAATGATCTGCGCGTGTCCTTTATCACAGGAGAAACAGAATTTGAAGCGGTGAAGGACGTGAGCTTCCATCTAAATAAGGGTGAAACACTCGGAATTGTGGGAGAGTCAGGTAGTGGGAAAAGTGTAACGGCACGTTCCATTATGCGTTTATTGCCATCACCACCTTCATTTCTGAAATCTGGCACGATTGTGTTTAAAGGGCAAGAACTCACTGAATTAAGTGAAAAACAAATGGAGGGGATTCGTGGACAAGATATTAGTATGATTTTTCAGGATCCGATGACCTCTACAAACCCTACTATTCGAATAGGGGATCAAGTTGCTGAAAGTTTAATCAAACATCAGTCCATGTCAAAAACAGAAGCCTATCAGCAAACAATAGAATTATTAAAACTTGTTGGCATTCGAGATGCAGAAGAACGGTATCGACAATACCCTCATGAATTTTCAGGTGGTATGCGTCAGCGCGTGATGATTGCCATGGCCCTCGCATGTAACCCCTCACTACTTATTGCAGATGAGCCAACAACAGCACTCGATGTAACCATTCAAGCTCAAATTTTAAAATTGATGCGAGATATGCAAAAGAAAATGGGTACATCTATTATTTTAATTACGCATGATTTGGGCGTTGTTGCCGGTATGTGTGATCGAATCATTGTGATGAAAGAGGGGGAAATTGTTGAACAGGGTACAACAGAAGAGATTTTTGCAAATGCTCAACATCCGTATACCCAAAAATTATTGAATGCGTTGCCAAAGCTACATGAGAAAAAGCAGCCAAAAGAAATGGCCAATATTCAGGCGGGTATTGATAAACATAAGCCACTAATCGAGGTAACACATTTATCAAAGGAATTCTCATTAGGCCGAGGTCAAACGCTGAAAGCAGTTAATGATTTATCATTTTATATATACCCTGGTGAAACACTAGGCCTGGTGGGTGAATCGGGTTCTGGTAAATCTACCACTGGTCGAACAATACTACAGCTTCATCAGCCTACAAACGGTGAAGTTTTGTATCAGGGGATACCCGTAACAAGGCTAACGAAAAAGCAATTAAAGGCCATGCGCCGACATATGCAAATTATTTTCCAAGATCCATATTCATCGTTAAATCCTCGCAAAAAAATTCTAGATATTATTGGGGAGGCTCTTGATATTCATGGCTTAGTAAAGAACCATGAAGAGAGACGACAACGAGTAGAGGAATTGCTAGAGCTTGTTGGTTTAAAGAAAGAACATTCTATGCGTTATCCTCATGAATTTTCAGGTGGTCAACGACAACGTATAGGTATTGCTAGAGCATTAGCAGTTGAACCAAATTTTATCGTTTGTGATGAGCCCTTATCAGCACTAGATGTTTCGATTCAAAAACAAATTGTTGATTTATTGAAGGAATTACAACATAAACTAGGTTTGACGTATTTATTTATTGCACATGATTTATCAATGGTGAAACATATCAGTGATCGTGTAGCAGTCATGTATGGTGGTAAAATTGTAGAATTGGCGGAAAGCGAGGAGTTGTATGCTAACCCTCAGCATCCCTATACACAAGCATTATTACGTTCTATTCCAATTCCAGATCCGAAAATTGAGAAACAGAAATATAATGACGCTGAACATAATAATATGAAAGTTCGATACGAAGTAGAAAATAGTCAACTTGTAGAGGTCTCTCCGAATCATTGGGTAGCTGTATCAATGTGATAGCTTGAATGTAGTAGCTTGATATTTTACAATGGTAACATCGTGAAACTTTTGTCTTTTTGAAGAGTTGAACGCTTATACGAATGAAAGTATAAGAAAAACACTAGTTGTGAGGGAACTACTACATGAAAATGCAAGATGTAAAAACATTAATAACAAGTGGTACGATTATTCTTGCTGTAGCATTGTACATGATATTTGGCAGAGCTCCTGCGGAAGAGAAAGATACAAAAACAGCTACAGATCAAGGTATTATATCCATTGAACAAGTGGAAGAAGAAACAGGAAATAAACGCTTTGAGATAGACTATATTAAAGCATATGATGGCGATACGATTCAGGCGACAATTAATGGGAAGAAACGCAAAATTCGCCTATTAATGGTGGACACTCCTGAAATGAATTACAACAAAGGTGGAGCTCAGCCATATGCGGAGCAGGCAAAAGAATACACAATCAATTTATTGGAAAAGGCTAAAAAGATTGAAGCAGTCTATGATATTGGACCAGAAACTGACAATTATGACCGCATGTTAGCCTATGTCTTTGTGGATGATGTCCTCTTGCAGGAGTCCTTATTAGATGAAGGTCTTGCTGTTGTACGTTATATCCATAAACCAAATAATACATTTGAAGATGATTTCAGAGCTATTCAACAAAAGGCACAAGAGGCAAAGTTAAATAT is a genomic window containing:
- a CDS encoding ABC transporter permease, with product MVTSKIHLKPKEFIFFSMVYQKLMHQKPYQFILFLFSVLVHPFTYFIYRKRNHSNTFDQAFALRSQHYLENGLVAHWQKDFEQQEIAKANFFKEAVAASQIQATAKQLAQGKLQQQVEQDLLKDGIKQLTYDQFFIHLLTNKRFVALTFLPAVLFYVVLILFANPFLQFIIERILQSFIVIVGVATLVFTILYLSPFDPARNLLGVEATPEQIANFNRIHGLDQPYLSQLWNALSGLFTFDLGTSFAGKEDITHSIATKFPVTLEIAVLSLLMAIAIAIPVGIISAVRPNSYLDYTFMFIALIGLSIPSFWQGLIFILTFALKLQWFPATYNPHNWLSLIMPIIVLGTSITASIARMTRSSMLEVIHEDYIITAKAKGLNEFKVISKHAIRNAMIPIITVIGLLFGGMLGGASVTEKVFNISGIGSYIVDKQFIPDIPAILGGVVYIAITISIVNLVIDIMYAFFDPRIRSKMKKS
- a CDS encoding thermonuclease family protein, with the translated sequence MKMQDVKTLITSGTIILAVALYMIFGRAPAEEKDTKTATDQGIISIEQVEEETGNKRFEIDYIKAYDGDTIQATINGKKRKIRLLMVDTPEMNYNKGGAQPYAEQAKEYTINLLEKAKKIEAVYDIGPETDNYDRMLAYVFVDDVLLQESLLDEGLAVVRYIHKPNNTFEDDFRAIQQKAQEAKLNIWSHDDYFQKDGFHPEVID
- a CDS encoding ABC transporter ATP-binding protein, whose product is MSEKLLEINDLRVSFITGETEFEAVKDVSFHLNKGETLGIVGESGSGKSVTARSIMRLLPSPPSFLKSGTIVFKGQELTELSEKQMEGIRGQDISMIFQDPMTSTNPTIRIGDQVAESLIKHQSMSKTEAYQQTIELLKLVGIRDAEERYRQYPHEFSGGMRQRVMIAMALACNPSLLIADEPTTALDVTIQAQILKLMRDMQKKMGTSIILITHDLGVVAGMCDRIIVMKEGEIVEQGTTEEIFANAQHPYTQKLLNALPKLHEKKQPKEMANIQAGIDKHKPLIEVTHLSKEFSLGRGQTLKAVNDLSFYIYPGETLGLVGESGSGKSTTGRTILQLHQPTNGEVLYQGIPVTRLTKKQLKAMRRHMQIIFQDPYSSLNPRKKILDIIGEALDIHGLVKNHEERRQRVEELLELVGLKKEHSMRYPHEFSGGQRQRIGIARALAVEPNFIVCDEPLSALDVSIQKQIVDLLKELQHKLGLTYLFIAHDLSMVKHISDRVAVMYGGKIVELAESEELYANPQHPYTQALLRSIPIPDPKIEKQKYNDAEHNNMKVRYEVENSQLVEVSPNHWVAVSM